One part of the [Synechococcus] sp. NIES-970 genome encodes these proteins:
- a CDS encoding hypothetical protein (conserved hypothetical protein) encodes MEDKQWWNKPLVGDASLTEKIAKLISKESVPDSAVLAHRKFLRELNAKAWHVQRIELNKFDNADFVAYAQMRILLEKNLGDFQGLKRVTQLLELALTAAESYLLISETELQFRSPIQKSIYKFISQVLATKEHQEVLEIIHQKVWPLIDKVKTEKGKVVLKSYLMAIDKVAQYADGLELLRLFKQASYSYTVLRIISSISKTLTKSDVYDMQGVSLQIIDNQEIFNNLAKILQVPPEHDNPRSYARMLQFIAFKYKYQQEDLDFQRLLQRLRDWEQPYLSIAALREQYSAQEYNLPKEFKETLAALEIYEKYKRYL; translated from the coding sequence ATGGAAGATAAACAGTGGTGGAATAAACCCTTAGTCGGGGATGCTAGTCTAACGGAAAAGATTGCAAAGTTAATTAGTAAAGAATCCGTCCCTGACAGTGCTGTTTTAGCCCATCGGAAATTTTTACGAGAACTCAATGCTAAAGCTTGGCATGTGCAACGCATTGAGTTGAATAAATTTGATAATGCAGATTTTGTCGCCTACGCGCAAATGCGGATTTTACTCGAAAAAAACCTAGGGGATTTTCAAGGTCTGAAACGGGTTACTCAGTTATTAGAACTTGCCTTAACAGCGGCGGAAAGCTATCTACTGATTTCAGAGACAGAACTACAATTTCGTAGTCCGATTCAAAAAAGTATCTATAAATTTATTTCCCAAGTTTTAGCAACAAAAGAACATCAAGAAGTTCTAGAGATTATTCACCAAAAAGTATGGCCCCTAATTGATAAGGTTAAAACAGAAAAAGGGAAGGTGGTTTTAAAAAGCTATTTGATGGCCATTGACAAGGTAGCACAGTATGCAGACGGCCTTGAGCTGCTGCGTTTATTTAAGCAAGCCAGCTATAGCTATACTGTTTTGCGTATTATTTCGAGTATCTCAAAAACCCTTACTAAATCAGATGTTTATGATATGCAAGGGGTCAGTTTGCAAATTATTGATAATCAAGAAATTTTCAATAATTTGGCAAAAATTCTTCAGGTACCGCCAGAACATGACAACCCCCGCTCCTATGCGAGAATGCTGCAGTTTATCGCTTTTAAATATAAGTATCAACAAGAAGATTTAGATTTTCAACGACTATTACAGCGCCTACGAGATTGGGAACAACCTTATCTCAGTATTGCTGCCTTGCGAGAGCAGTATTCGGCCCAAGAGTATAATCTTCCGAAGGAATTTAAGGAAACCCTGGCTGCTCTGGAGATTTACGAAAAATATAAGCGTTATTTATAA
- a CDS encoding transcriptional regulator, gntR family protein: protein MFSFRIQSESDIPAAEQLRDQLQFAIASQQFPPEKRLPSLRQLEMSTGLHRNTIGKVYRELEALGLVKSVPGSGVYVQDNFPAMPRSTVAPRLTVRPQSICDQAIQQLLEQGYSLPQIRHLFCENLDWRLAAAAQVFVTVPEQELGAGQWILQEISQAIALPMQLIPLETLAERLTHFTTATIITTPYFVQIVEAIAPPEKFQIIPLSLHDYAEELQLIRALPQNHRLGLVSVSPGILHAARTIIESLRPDLTLTTSRPEPLTRLDSLLERSQTVLCDRLSLVTIQQQLTQLQLHQPPHLISCQNYISETSLTLLQQTLSTTNAQINHLIDPVTP from the coding sequence ATGTTTTCGTTTCGTATTCAATCGGAAAGCGATATTCCTGCCGCTGAACAACTGCGCGATCAGTTGCAGTTTGCGATCGCCTCCCAGCAGTTTCCGCCAGAGAAACGGCTTCCTAGTCTGCGCCAGTTAGAGATGAGTACGGGGCTCCACCGCAATACGATTGGCAAAGTTTACCGCGAGCTAGAAGCCCTAGGTTTGGTGAAATCAGTGCCGGGTTCGGGGGTTTATGTGCAAGATAATTTTCCGGCTATGCCCCGTTCTACCGTGGCTCCCAGATTAACCGTGCGGCCCCAAAGTATTTGTGACCAAGCGATTCAACAACTATTGGAACAAGGGTATAGTTTGCCCCAAATTCGGCACCTGTTTTGTGAAAATCTCGATTGGCGTTTGGCTGCCGCTGCCCAGGTTTTCGTCACCGTGCCGGAACAGGAGTTAGGCGCCGGTCAATGGATTTTGCAAGAAATTTCCCAGGCGATCGCCCTCCCGATGCAGCTTATTCCCCTCGAAACCTTGGCCGAACGCTTAACCCACTTCACCACCGCCACGATTATTACGACCCCCTATTTTGTCCAGATCGTCGAGGCGATCGCCCCCCCAGAAAAATTTCAAATTATTCCCCTGTCGCTCCACGATTATGCCGAAGAACTGCAGCTTATTAGAGCGCTCCCCCAGAACCATCGCCTCGGTTTGGTGAGTGTTAGTCCTGGCATTCTCCACGCTGCCCGCACGATTATTGAAAGTCTGCGTCCCGATCTCACCCTAACTACTAGCAGGCCCGAGCCTCTAACTAGGCTCGATTCACTCCTCGAACGCAGCCAAACAGTTTTATGCGATCGCCTCAGCCTTGTTACCATCCAACAGCAACTCACACAACTGCAACTTCACCAGCCGCCTCACCTAATTTCCTGCCAAAATTACATCAGTGAAACTTCCCTCACATTACTCCAGCAGACCCTCAGTACCACCAATGCCCAGATTAATCACCTCATCGATCCTGTGACCCCATGA
- a CDS encoding MazG family protein — protein sequence MAATQTTDAILTALHHLIGVVAQLRSPEGGCPWDLEQTPQTLIPYVIEEAYEVVHALRQDDQQAIAEELGDLLLQVILQAQIAQEYGHFSLQEVAEGISQKLIRRHPHVFGEAIATTTAEVRQNWDAIKAQEKGESLHSKNQLSQKLERYNSTLPPLMASLKMSEKAAVAGFEWENITEVWDKFTEELTEFKEALGSDNKAHQEAELGDLLFTVVNLARWYDLDPSAALHGTNQRMVQRITLMENFAEKSLSDYSLSELETLWQQAKSHLQQHKT from the coding sequence ATGGCCGCTACCCAAACGACCGACGCTATCTTGACCGCTCTGCACCATTTGATTGGTGTGGTTGCCCAACTGCGATCGCCTGAGGGGGGCTGTCCTTGGGATTTGGAGCAAACGCCCCAGACGCTCATTCCCTACGTTATTGAAGAAGCCTATGAAGTCGTCCATGCCCTCCGCCAAGATGACCAACAGGCGATCGCCGAAGAACTAGGCGACCTCCTCCTCCAGGTGATTTTACAAGCCCAAATCGCCCAAGAATATGGACATTTCAGCCTCCAAGAAGTCGCTGAAGGCATTAGTCAAAAACTGATTCGTCGCCATCCCCATGTTTTTGGAGAAGCCATTGCAACGACCACAGCCGAAGTGCGCCAAAATTGGGATGCGATTAAGGCCCAAGAAAAAGGAGAATCTCTCCATTCAAAAAACCAACTGAGTCAAAAACTAGAGCGCTACAACAGCACCCTACCGCCGCTTATGGCTAGTCTCAAGATGTCTGAAAAAGCAGCAGTAGCAGGTTTTGAATGGGAAAATATCACAGAAGTTTGGGATAAATTCACAGAAGAACTCACAGAATTTAAAGAAGCCCTGGGGAGCGACAACAAAGCACATCAAGAAGCAGAATTAGGAGATCTACTCTTTACAGTCGTCAATCTCGCCCGTTGGTATGATCTAGATCCTAGTGCGGCTCTCCACGGCACAAATCAGCGCATGGTACAACGCATTACTCTGATGGAAAATTTTGCCGAAAAATCTCTCAGTGACTATTCCCTCTCTGAACTAGAAACCCTTTGGCAACAAGCCAAATCCCATCTTCAGCAGCACAAAACTTAA